From one Bacteroidota bacterium genomic stretch:
- a CDS encoding TraB/GumN family protein: MCALKRTILVLALLCSAVSLHAQRQTSLLWKISGNGLRQPSYIYGTVHSYDKRAFVFRDLVDSYMRTCSAFGMEIKLDDFDPFSLLGQIQMPGDTTLQMLVGDSAFHVLETVMRDSFSIELSMFARMKPMFLVGLMQMPTGDGDQYSTFLDEYLMDNAKKADQELIGIETIAEQLHAVDLVPLKEQARMLLEETTSNDSSGMQLDDLLNVYQTGNLDSLYSMYQKGELSNEFNKALILDRNHRMADRIDSIAHVKSIFVAVGALHLPGPEGVLNLLKGKGYEITPLWKKR; encoded by the coding sequence ATCCTTGTGTTGGCGCTGCTCTGCAGCGCCGTGTCGTTGCATGCGCAGCGTCAGACTTCTCTGTTGTGGAAGATTTCAGGAAACGGACTGAGACAGCCCTCCTACATTTACGGCACTGTCCATTCATACGATAAGCGCGCATTTGTGTTCCGGGATTTGGTCGACTCCTATATGCGAACGTGTTCGGCGTTCGGCATGGAGATCAAACTCGACGACTTCGATCCGTTTTCGCTCCTGGGGCAGATTCAGATGCCGGGTGACACCACACTCCAGATGCTTGTCGGCGACAGCGCATTCCATGTGCTCGAAACAGTGATGCGGGATTCGTTTAGCATTGAGCTCTCAATGTTCGCGCGTATGAAGCCGATGTTTCTTGTCGGGTTGATGCAAATGCCCACCGGCGACGGAGATCAGTATTCAACCTTCCTCGACGAGTACTTAATGGACAACGCGAAGAAGGCAGATCAGGAATTGATCGGGATCGAGACGATCGCCGAACAACTACATGCGGTGGATCTTGTACCATTGAAGGAACAGGCTCGGATGCTGCTCGAAGAAACCACCTCGAACGACAGCAGCGGGATGCAACTTGACGATCTCTTAAACGTGTATCAGACCGGGAATCTGGACTCGCTGTATTCGATGTACCAAAAAGGCGAGCTTTCGAATGAGTTCAACAAAGCGCTCATCCTCGACCGCAACCACCGCATGGCCGACCGCATCGACTCTATCGCACATGTCAAATCTATTTTCGTCGCAGTCGGCGCGCTGCACCTCCCTGGGCCGGAAGGGGTGCTGAATTTGTTAAAAGGGAAGGGGTACGAGATAACACCACTCTGGAAGAAGCGGTAG